The genomic segment ATGTCAACAAATCAGATACTGCTGTAAGAATAACCCACCTCCCCTCGAAAACAACGGTTATTGCCCGTGAGGAGAGATCGCAGCATATGAATAAAAAGCTGGCGTTGGCCCGCCTTTTCTCGATTATTAAAGAAAAAGAAGACAACCGGCAGGCGCATTTTCAACAAAAAGTATGGACTGGGCACAATAACATTGAGCGCGGCAATCCGATCAGAGTTTTCAGAGGTAATGATTTTAAAGCAAATTCACCGATCTAAACATTGAGAATATAGTGTACAGATGTAGCAAATATTGCTATGGTAATCGCAAATAAATATCAAACACACAAAAGAAGGAAACTTACTCCATGCCATCATCCAGATACCTGACCAAATCCCGCTTCGTCATGGCAATGGAATGCCCGAGCAAGCTGTTTTATAGCGGCAAAAAAGAGTATCTCAATCAAAGCAATGACGACCCGTTTCTGGATTCACTCGCAGAAGGAGGTTTTCAGGTTGGCGCTCTGGCCCGGGAATACTTTCCTGACGGGATATTGATAGAAACTATGAACTACGATACTGCACTACGAAAAACCGCCGAGCTTCTACAAAGAGATAAGGTAACCATTTTCGAAGCGGCTATAAAGTACCAGAATCTCTTCGTACGGGTTGATATTCTGGTTAAAGATGGAAATCATTTTGAATTGACTGAGGTGAAAGCCAAATCGATTGACGCTACAGATCTCGACCAATTCACGAATAGAAAAGGAGAGATAGCCTCCGATTGGAAATCCGTCATCTACGATGTAGCATTTCAG from the Bacteroidota bacterium genome contains:
- a CDS encoding DUF2779 domain-containing protein, translating into MPSSRYLTKSRFVMAMECPSKLFYSGKKEYLNQSNDDPFLDSLAEGGFQVGALAREYFPDGILIETMNYDTALRKTAELLQRDKVTIFEAAIKYQNLFVRVDILVKDGNHFELTEVKAKSIDATDLDQFTNRKGEIASDWKSVIYDVAFQ